AAGAACTAGAAAGTGTAGCTAAACTTGCTTTAGATCAAATACAAGCACAAGCCTATCATACTGAAATACTACAATATCCGCATGTAAAAGAAGTAGTAGAATGCGGTATTGCTTTTTCAGGAAAATCAGTTTTAGCTGCTTATTCTACCTATAATCTGATTAACAAGCAAATCGGTGATGTTATTTTAACGAGTAAATATGGCCAGGAAGAGGAGTAGGAGTAACCTATTTACTATTTAATATTTTCCCTCCTGTTTGTGTAATGTGCCATTTAAATACCCAATTCTTTGCATAAGTTATTAACTTTTTTCCATAGTTGCTTGGGCTAAGCTTACCTGAAACTTATTTACAGCTAATTTTCCACCTCATTGTCTGCTCCTATCTCTGGCAACCCGCCAATCTATCGAACCTACATGTACGACGTACGATAGGTACTAAAACTAGCATCCGATAGCGCATACTGCATCAATCCTTAACTTAACGTGTATGATTAGGAGGATGGTCTTATTTATTAAGGCAGCTTTTTTTCTTCAAGAAATTTACTAGAAAAGAACTTGCCAATTATGTAACCAATAGATGCTGCAATTATCGTTAAAAATAGATCTTTTTCTAGTTCTAGAAATAAAAACAGCACTGCTCTTTTCTGGTAGACTACTAAAAATAGATCGAAGTAAAAAAGCAGATAGAGGCAGGTAAATAGCATCCATGTAGTGGAAATGGATTTTTCATCTTTTATTTTCTTAACCCAAAGCCCAAGCAGTATAAGGCCCCCCAATGAGAGTATCAGCAGTAAAAAAGAAAAAATTGGGTACAATAGAAGATTGGCTAAAACATTATAGCAAAGTGCTAACCCACCTAATATGTTTTGAATGACCCCTTCTGCATGGGTATCCTTTTTGAGTATCTCATCGAGCGAATCAGATGGCGTATCTTGTGTAGTATCTGACTCAGCGTCTAACGTTGTAGATGGTGAGGTTTGGTCTACTACATCTTGTGATCCAATTGCATGATCCGATTTAAAATTAGTTGCTATACATACAACCATACTCAATAAATAGGGTAAGAGGCGCATAAATTTTAAGCTTAATTACTTTTTTATAAGTGGTTTTTAGGTTAGATTGCTGTCGAGGTATGCTGATTATCTAATGGATCACCTCCTTTTGCTCAATATCTTAATTTTTGGAAAAAGATCATAGTTTAAATGTATGCATATTCAAAAAAAGCTTAATATTTTATTTGCCAGAAGAGGCACCTGCCACACTGAACGCCTGCTACCTGAATTAGTAGACAACAACCTATTGATTAGTGATAGACAATTTAGTGATCACCTCCGATTCCTCTATCTATACACGGACTTATTGGCCTACTACGATAACAATAACCAAAGAATAGATCAAAATGTTTGGCGAAAATTTTTAGAACAGGATGATACCGTCATACGTTCCCTCATTCTACACACCAATATCGATACCTTAAAGAAACGTATCCATAAAGATTTTTTAACCCTGCGGCGGAACCCTACAGGCATTGCAGATGCCCACTCCATGCACCATATATTGGTGGTGGCGCAAGACTTAATCATCTTACTAGATTATTGGTATAACAATCTATCTAATGAAGATGTAGTGCGCGCAAAATTAGATGCCATTATACATGAGGAAATCAATATCCATATCAGTAAACTATACAAGATTCTACAACAACATCGCAAAGCCAGTTCTATTCAATCTTTTATCAACTTTTCTGTTTTTCTCCATCAGAAGTGTCTTAATGCTTCCTTATGGCGCTTAAGCAAGGAACTGGTTTATGATGAAACCAATGGCATGGAACCCAATGATGAGCAAGTGATCGATATTTTCGATGATTTTTTTGATGCTGTTTTTAATACCATTTATAAACTCAAGGAGCTGGCTGCTAGCGATTATTTTGATACCCTTTTCTCGCAAAATAAAGAACCACATGTAGCACTTTTGATTGCTTTTCTCCAGCTGCTACAGTATGCAGATGGGCATCTTAATTACATTCCACAAAGAACGCTAGAGCACTATTATAGGCATGTGCTCAAATTTAATAACAACCCTTCCATTCCAGATCAGGCGTATGTCCACTTTTTACTGAGTCCCAATCAGCCATTCGCCTTTGTACCAGAGGGGAGCCTTTTGGTTGCAAAAAACCCAGTTAATGGGGAAGATATTTTGTTTGAAACGAAAAGAAATATAACAGTAAATAAAGCTAGGCTTGCTCAGATTAATACGTTGCTGATTACTAAAAAATTGGATAAAGAAGGCTATAAAACAGTTGAATTAGCTACCACTACCTACAATGGTGAGCTATTGCAAACGCTTCCCTTTCAACTGTTCCCTACATCACAAAACAATGATGCCATCAAACAGCAGTCCAATGAACAATTGGCCGTATTTGTTGGCTCGCCCTTATTTCACCTTGCCGAAGGTATGCGCACCATTCATATAAAGTGGAAATTTACCTTTGAATCCTTTCAGATATTAATCAATCGCAACCCAAATAAGAAGGTTCCTACTACAGCCTTTTTAAAGCAAGTGTCAGATATGCTTTATGCCATGTCACAGGTACATATTACTACTAAAGAGGGATGGCTCGGTATACCGGAAGAGGCTATAGCATTGGAATTTATTGATGAAGCGCGTTGCCTACATATGACTATATCTTTAGATACAGAAGTACCCCCTATGGCGATGTTACCTGCTGGATACCAGGGTGGCGTAGTAGATCCTGGTACGCCTTCGGTATCTGTTGGCATACGCAATGGGGCATCCCTTACTGGCTTGTACATTTTAAATGGTTTATTGCTTGAAACAATAGACCTAAAGGTTAGGGTAGAGGGGTATCGTGGATTAGTACTGCAAAATCAATTAGGTATTATTGATAATAGTCAAATTTTTGAACCTTTTGGACCACTGGCCAAACTAGATAGCAGCTTTTACATAGGTAGTGGCGAAATCTTCTCTAAGAATCTCACTGATTTAAAAATATATATTAAATGGGATAGCCTCCCTACTGTAGACGGAGGATTTAAGTCGTATTATGATGCCTATCCTACCAAGGTAAATAATGATGATTTTAAAGTAAATATTGCTTATTTAAATCATCAGCACTGGAATCCATCTTACGCCCACAATAGGCAAGTAGTACCTTTGTTTCAGGTTGTAAAAAATAACAAAGGTAGTGAGCAATTGGATTATCTTAGAACCATTAGTGACATTGACGTAGCTGCATTACGGACTACTAAAACAAACCAACCCTTAGATGTTACCGTCTATGGACCCAAAACAGTAGCTGGTTTTTTAAAATTACAACTATGTGCACCAGAACAAGCCTTTGGTCATGCCATCTATCCTGGCCTGATGAGTAGTGTGCTGGTTAAAAATGCGCAGAAAAAGAAAGAGGAAGCTATAACAGTATTAAATGAACCTTATACCCCTCGCATAAAATCTATTACAGTTGATTATGAAGCAGAAGAATCTATGGTATTAACTTCTCCTCCTGGGGAAGAAGAAGAAAAATACCTCAATAGTTTTTTTCATATTTCTTCTTTTGGCTATTTAAAAACATTTCCCAGCAAGTTAACCACTCCACCTACATTGTTGCCATTGATAGAGCAGAAAGAATCATTTATCGCTTTTGGCATAGCAGATCTAAATAGTACCCATTTGTCTATACATATAGCTATTGGTGAAAATAGTCCAGATCAAGAAACCCAACAACCCAAATGGTTTTACTTGTCTGACAATATCTGGTTACCCTTGGAGGAAGCGATTGTGGTAGACGGGACAGATGGATTATCTAAATCTGGTATTATGATTTTTGACTTAGCGAATTTACCAGTCCCAGTGCGTCAAAATAATACCCGTATGACCCCAGCATTAACCTGGATTAAAGCACAATTTATGGATAAAAAAGGCGCCTTATCCACTATAGTTGGGGTCTATACGCAAGCCGTTGCCGTGTCAAGGGTTATGGATAAAAATGGTGTTTTTTCTGCTCCAATACTACCTGCAAAAGCGATTCAAGCATTCCAGAATCCTGTAGAGGGCATTGAGTGGGTCTTACAACCTTTTGGAACCTTTGGTGGAAGGCAATTTGAAAATCATCAAGCTTTCTACAGACGGGTTAGTGAGCGCTTAAGGCATAAAAATAGAGCAATATCGGTGTGGGACTATGAACGCATTGTGCTTGAAAAATTCCCAGAAATTTTCAAAGTAAAATGTATCAACCATACCGCTAAAAGCACAAATAACATGGTGAACCCTGGTCATATCACCATTGTAGTTATGGCTAAAGCAAATCCTAGCCTAGACATTCCTTTCGTTAGTAGAGATCTTTTAACTGAGATTAAAACCTATATTCAAGGTGTCAGTACGCCATTTATAAAGTGTGAAGTGGTCAACCCTATTTATGAAGATGTTAAAGTTAACGTTACAGTTAAGTTTAAAGCTGGATATGAAAAAGGATTATTCTTAAATTTGTTATACCAGGATTTACATAACTTTTTTTCTCCTTGGTTATTTGATCCATCAGCGGATGTCCAGTTAGGTGGAAATATACCTACTTCTAAAATTATAGACTTTATTAATAACCGTTATTATGTAGAAGGCATAGGAAATTTTTCTATATTAA
The nucleotide sequence above comes from Cardinium endosymbiont of Sogatella furcifera. Encoded proteins:
- a CDS encoding baseplate J/gp47 family protein, whose product is MHIQKKLNILFARRGTCHTERLLPELVDNNLLISDRQFSDHLRFLYLYTDLLAYYDNNNQRIDQNVWRKFLEQDDTVIRSLILHTNIDTLKKRIHKDFLTLRRNPTGIADAHSMHHILVVAQDLIILLDYWYNNLSNEDVVRAKLDAIIHEEINIHISKLYKILQQHRKASSIQSFINFSVFLHQKCLNASLWRLSKELVYDETNGMEPNDEQVIDIFDDFFDAVFNTIYKLKELAASDYFDTLFSQNKEPHVALLIAFLQLLQYADGHLNYIPQRTLEHYYRHVLKFNNNPSIPDQAYVHFLLSPNQPFAFVPEGSLLVAKNPVNGEDILFETKRNITVNKARLAQINTLLITKKLDKEGYKTVELATTTYNGELLQTLPFQLFPTSQNNDAIKQQSNEQLAVFVGSPLFHLAEGMRTIHIKWKFTFESFQILINRNPNKKVPTTAFLKQVSDMLYAMSQVHITTKEGWLGIPEEAIALEFIDEARCLHMTISLDTEVPPMAMLPAGYQGGVVDPGTPSVSVGIRNGASLTGLYILNGLLLETIDLKVRVEGYRGLVLQNQLGIIDNSQIFEPFGPLAKLDSSFYIGSGEIFSKNLTDLKIYIKWDSLPTVDGGFKSYYDAYPTKVNNDDFKVNIAYLNHQHWNPSYAHNRQVVPLFQVVKNNKGSEQLDYLRTISDIDVAALRTTKTNQPLDVTVYGPKTVAGFLKLQLCAPEQAFGHAIYPGLMSSVLVKNAQKKKEEAITVLNEPYTPRIKSITVDYEAEESMVLTSPPGEEEEKYLNSFFHISSFGYLKTFPSKLTTPPTLLPLIEQKESFIAFGIADLNSTHLSIHIAIGENSPDQETQQPKWFYLSDNIWLPLEEAIVVDGTDGLSKSGIMIFDLANLPVPVRQNNTRMTPALTWIKAQFMDKKGALSTIVGVYTQAVAVSRVMDKNGVFSAPILPAKAIQAFQNPVEGIEWVLQPFGTFGGRQFENHQAFYRRVSERLRHKNRAISVWDYERIVLEKFPEIFKVKCINHTAKSTNNMVNPGHITIVVMAKANPSLDIPFVSRDLLTEIKTYIQGVSTPFIKCEVVNPIYEDVKVNVTVKFKAGYEKGLFLNLLYQDLHNFFSPWLFDPSADVQLGGNIPTSKIIDFINNRYYVEGIGNFSILKYCGHTKDLKLDKVTTYDSHLFAGYPWSVMVSSKNHKIAVVDTFDAAVKLRHGSIGDMAISEDFIVGPWERPKPEEHIPCIDQDIPIPSLEEYCLITKKYIRTDHGNH